Proteins from a single region of Nakamurella deserti:
- a CDS encoding acyl-CoA thioesterase produces MTSGDPAVTAGTHPTARRHVTDVRVRYSDLDAQGHVNNARVITLLEEARVDWLYPEATRRGAHQLVRAIVVASLEIQYRRPIPFGRPARVSLGVTAVGGASCTVDYVVTTDGVLSATASTVLVAVGPGDGRPQRLGDAERAFLESYRAPYTPGEAPTPRSETDADDETPAPGYAAWSR; encoded by the coding sequence ATGACCTCTGGAGACCCCGCAGTGACCGCAGGAACCCACCCGACGGCACGGCGTCACGTCACCGACGTCCGGGTCCGCTACTCCGACCTCGACGCGCAGGGCCACGTCAACAACGCCCGGGTGATCACGCTCCTCGAGGAGGCCCGGGTCGACTGGCTCTACCCCGAAGCCACCCGCCGCGGGGCGCACCAGCTGGTGCGGGCGATCGTGGTGGCCAGCCTCGAGATCCAGTACCGACGGCCCATCCCGTTCGGCCGCCCGGCACGCGTGTCCCTCGGGGTCACCGCCGTCGGCGGCGCCTCGTGCACCGTGGACTACGTGGTCACCACCGACGGGGTGCTCTCGGCCACCGCGAGCACCGTGCTGGTGGCGGTCGGGCCCGGCGACGGCCGCCCGCAGCGGCTCGGGGACGCCGAGCGCGCCTTCCTCGAGAGCTACCGGGCGCCCTACACGCCGGGCGAGGCACCGACCCCGCGGTCCGAGACCGACGCGGACGACGAGACGCCGGCCCCCGGCTACGCAGCCTGGAGCCGGTGA